A single window of Oreochromis aureus strain Israel breed Guangdong linkage group 5, ZZ_aureus, whole genome shotgun sequence DNA harbors:
- the vgll4b gene encoding transcription cofactor vestigial-like protein 4b isoform X1, whose product MLLMKMDLLNYQYLDKMNNNIGILCYEGEAALRGDPRLLSLSSSSSSSSSSSSSSSSSHRTGPPPISPTKRKLSGDQGDSDMDENEHVAKMSRLFAAQLKPNGDYRSSPGSKDRSRSPIERVVVPGALGVPSNHMYSHPHHLHLASLATMDQPLALTKNSMVESARSNTAAMATVLHTVSTVERQQNRPSVITCAPANNRNCNLSHCTVSHNGCSNFTNNYRRSNTNTVCDPVIEEHFRRSLGKNYKEPEPTATNSVSITGSVDDHFAKALGETWLQIKNKGSPSSSGSSPNSSPDSRMVNHNHSPSVVS is encoded by the exons GTGAGGCAGCTTTGAGAGGAGACCCCAGACTCCTGTCCCTGTCGTCTTCCTCCTCGTCTTCATCATCgtcctcctcatcttcctcctccagcCACAGGACGGGTCCTCCTCCCATCAGCCCCACTAAGAGGAAGCTGAGTGGTGATCAGGGGGACAGCGACATGGATGAAAACGAGCACGTGGCAAAGATGAGTCGACTGTTTGCCGCGCAGCT GAAACCTAACGGGGATTATCGCAGCTCTCCTGGCTCCAAGGACCGCAGCAGGAGCCCCATCGAACGTGTGGTGGTGCCCGGTGCTCTGGGTGTGCCGAGCAACCACATGTACAGCCACCCCCATCACCTCCACCTGGCCAGCTTAGCTACCATGGACCAGCCACTGGCACTTACCAAAAACAGCATGGTGGAGTCAGCACGCAGCAACACAGCAGCTATGGCTACAGTACTGCACACAGTCAGCACTGTGGAACGCCAGCAG AATCGTCCCTCAGTGATCACATGCGCCCCAGCAAACAACCGCAACTGCAACCTGTCTCACTGTACAGTCTCCCACAACGGCTGCTCCAACTTCACCAATAACTACAGGAGAAGCAACA CCAACACAGTGTGTGACCCTGTGATTGAGGAACATTTCCGTCGCAGCCTTGGGAAAAACTACAAGGAGCCCGAGCCCACCGCCACCAACTCGGTGTCCATCACGGGCTCGGTGGATGACCACTTTGCCAAGGCGCTCGGCGAAACCTGGCTGCAGATCAAAAACAAAGGGAGTCCCTCGTCATCTGGCAGCAGCCCAAACTCCTCCCCTGACAGTCGCATGGTCAATCACAACCACTCCCCTTCTGTCGTCTCCTGA
- the vgll4b gene encoding transcription cofactor vestigial-like protein 4b isoform X2 has protein sequence METPLDVLSRAASYVHANEEESEAALRGDPRLLSLSSSSSSSSSSSSSSSSSHRTGPPPISPTKRKLSGDQGDSDMDENEHVAKMSRLFAAQLKPNGDYRSSPGSKDRSRSPIERVVVPGALGVPSNHMYSHPHHLHLASLATMDQPLALTKNSMVESARSNTAAMATVLHTVSTVERQQNRPSVITCAPANNRNCNLSHCTVSHNGCSNFTNNYRRSNTNTVCDPVIEEHFRRSLGKNYKEPEPTATNSVSITGSVDDHFAKALGETWLQIKNKGSPSSSGSSPNSSPDSRMVNHNHSPSVVS, from the exons GTGAGGCAGCTTTGAGAGGAGACCCCAGACTCCTGTCCCTGTCGTCTTCCTCCTCGTCTTCATCATCgtcctcctcatcttcctcctccagcCACAGGACGGGTCCTCCTCCCATCAGCCCCACTAAGAGGAAGCTGAGTGGTGATCAGGGGGACAGCGACATGGATGAAAACGAGCACGTGGCAAAGATGAGTCGACTGTTTGCCGCGCAGCT GAAACCTAACGGGGATTATCGCAGCTCTCCTGGCTCCAAGGACCGCAGCAGGAGCCCCATCGAACGTGTGGTGGTGCCCGGTGCTCTGGGTGTGCCGAGCAACCACATGTACAGCCACCCCCATCACCTCCACCTGGCCAGCTTAGCTACCATGGACCAGCCACTGGCACTTACCAAAAACAGCATGGTGGAGTCAGCACGCAGCAACACAGCAGCTATGGCTACAGTACTGCACACAGTCAGCACTGTGGAACGCCAGCAG AATCGTCCCTCAGTGATCACATGCGCCCCAGCAAACAACCGCAACTGCAACCTGTCTCACTGTACAGTCTCCCACAACGGCTGCTCCAACTTCACCAATAACTACAGGAGAAGCAACA CCAACACAGTGTGTGACCCTGTGATTGAGGAACATTTCCGTCGCAGCCTTGGGAAAAACTACAAGGAGCCCGAGCCCACCGCCACCAACTCGGTGTCCATCACGGGCTCGGTGGATGACCACTTTGCCAAGGCGCTCGGCGAAACCTGGCTGCAGATCAAAAACAAAGGGAGTCCCTCGTCATCTGGCAGCAGCCCAAACTCCTCCCCTGACAGTCGCATGGTCAATCACAACCACTCCCCTTCTGTCGTCTCCTGA